The proteins below come from a single Drosophila busckii strain San Diego stock center, stock number 13000-0081.31 chromosome X, ASM1175060v1, whole genome shotgun sequence genomic window:
- the LOC108605240 gene encoding supporter of activation of yellow protein encodes MNDLRQQQVQLAATSSTTVTVNLEATPLCSSSNNSTSSNSSSSSNISPRSNSNSNSSASANCKPSTTTRTTIDSPEQELLNRAEHQHQQQQLDKDQGSQEVSSTSSPAQRQQLNVSPAAETTTSTSAAAATLQQQRLRRQQQQQQEEELPSVGQITSTTASPPQETLRDDAHNEQQLSNNNNSSSSTTRNSSNDNSSSISTATSAATVTTTATSTMAATALDLNGEEKSSGSGSGSGSHKIILKLSKHNTSSESLSNDERRVEPLRIQLPQAQSPKGQGQMMEEGVVPKITIRPLKPQDADGCASSSSCSSSSCTEEEQLQPSSQPQAHIVPKLTIRAANEERVSSVVPKLFIKMNDAGGGSGGGDSPTKAAATAGAIGVLPKLTIKTTKLEGNGSETQLMSCSLSPASASSSSVCSSTGYCSAELQTQPPPPVPKLMIKTTHAGSSCISSEEQQQPQQQQQQIPKLTIKTATGNQEQQQQQQHQVFMTHDANNAQSIPKLTIKTKSIELEDEQQQQQQQPEQQQQLVPKLTIKTNCESPQQPLLKLTIKNLCSPKHKVRAVLEEKVVSSRLTLTNGGEVNNSIELEEPRRNSDDMDIDDALSKEHDPKIFHNPPPPTLTSNGIEAQTQKQLLKQQQQAQHNIVEMVDLTSSPSPGSSPAHAASTNNNYAPPTKRAMSPAQSQNLLLKCFRMQAAQAAAAAATPTAAAAATAAPTPSSNSNILLSQLTAPPKSFNNSLNSAAAAKYPQLTERLLANGAGSPATVAAAAAQPIIDSIEILDTPEGSPQLMFMPSAYEMEPTPIAIAAAGASAASPLPFLKLNANLNHKSDNQQQQLQLTNNNEHQLKRQQQQQQQLLTEACAESLTSGLPPNKQRRLDNNENDQQTHNLGSGVAAPAPVPIVAPTPAVQQPSHRSRKQKHERILNTELEEPLQQLHQQHLHHHHHQQHPMHAEHGLSNGTLLHGFDDASDNAMTATATTTTITTPSTGKRRGRPKRNAANEATPTIINSAAAAATTAADSAVKSRRVQLLRKRLAIDMVSAEQPMMLNSEALPALANQAELNQLEHPEGGDDDAAVDAIGGMATATATAAAAAQLTATGMRTPSRRASRRTTPATTPAAKGTRRRLSKAATQAAAAAAAAAAAAAAAEAMAAAAAETNNNSDNINNVITFGQIDLTMCSSSSSTSNGSAATASAAASSSTAAMLPPTTILSSSDPLPDVIFQPNDFSSIMATQQLRANNNNNIRCDSQDEDSNSYSGLNNSGDETASALPPVTPTRGRGRGRGSRGGSTGNSSNSNRASLTPGQPRMPRMSRGASAVAKAIAQSRPRCVGGLKHQPDPERLKGLFSPSPQVFEEDTRMSADLNNSNQSVTSMEPPLTPQKQLEFLNNEESQSSMLSSVSNSMLDSNQGYSIDSVISSALKRPKKKKMEICVAEDTVFYASTIAEYDWPPPKGCCPSKNRDTFMIQEQVALYLGITSFKRKYPDLPRRAIDMEERNWLQEKGLVTEKMCDLGITAVWASDILDIMYTDFYDKYEEYKEYIRQKHLRDIEAKQKALGLTVGTGRGLQARDRAMLSASKWNVYFNKTRKEERVACLDLQTFTINTPVERTAPGSTLLQRSVVSSVRDAAQAENIPEPPTLLKPRDSDACPTEDYVYPLALVPGQFTSNYHQPTPAELRAYPINTVIEKPAPQQAQPSEWKLARRMQRARHRNASAYNSSYDESSSSSSSSAGSSGESDNDGNDSDSSCSSIASSCSKASSNSASSSSSYGSGSHGRLISSRGCGVCHRSQHRNARDMPEAFICCYSCRRKVHPSCIEMPQRMVGRVRNYNWQCADCKCCIKCRSSQSPGKMLYCEQCDRGYHIYCLGVKTVPDGRWSCERCSFCMRCGATRPEGLQNVASALLMSPGGGDKSAKPVKHKKVKWMNEYRIDHITNLREHSGMLCVPCARAKPTKRTPATNGNNSSGSCSSNSESPIAPDTVASPAASPVPAVQQTELVAALSPLVPASVVVAATVEPAGAGCGTLTTVSGKRTPPQLLNKSQDIATMQCSSFNRNSNDDAAAAATATTIAAAATITTTAAATPALTSSNAITTAATTTKPANNSIGIPPPPVVA; translated from the exons ATGAATGATTTACGCCAACAACAAGTACAGttagcagcaacatcatcaaccACAGTAACAGTAAACCTGGAAGCAACACCGctctgcagcagctccaacaACAGTACCAGTTCCAACTCAagctccagcagcaacataagtCCGCGCtcaaattcgaattcgaactCAAGTGCGAGTGCCAACTGCAAGccgtcaacaacaacaagaacaacaattgaCAGTCCGGAGCAAGAGTTGCTGAATCGGGCtgagcaccagcaccagcagcagcagctggataAGGATCAAGGCAGCCAGGAAGTTAGCTCGACATCGTCGCCCGCACAGCGACAGCAATTGAATGTGTCGCCCGCAGCTGAAACAACTACATCAAcatccgcagcagcagcaacattgcaacagcaacggctgcgccgtcagcagcagcaacagcaggaggAGGAGCTGCCGTCAGTGGGACAAATAACGAGCACAACAGCATCGCCGCCGCAGGAAACACTGCGCGACGATGCGCAtaacgagcagcagctgtccaacaacaacaacagcagcagcagcaccaccaggAATAGCAGCAacgataacagcagcagcattagcactgcaacatcagcagcaaccgTAACCACAACGGCGACATCGACAATGGCTGCCACCGCTTTGGATCTAAATGGCGAAGAGAAAAGCAGCGGGAGTGGCAGTGGGAGCGGGAGTCATAAGATCATATTAAAGCTATCGAAGCACAATACGAGTAGCGAATCTCTGAGCAACGATGAGCGGCGTGTGGAGCCCTTGCGTATACAGTTGCCACAAGCACAAAGTCCAAAGGGGCAGGGGCAAATGATGGAGGAAGGCGTGGTGCCCAAGATAACAATACGTCCATTAAAACCGCAGGATGCCGATGGCTGtgcctcctcctcctcctgctccTCATCCTCCTGCACCGAAGaagagcaactgcagccaagcagccagcccCAAGCACATATTGTGCCCAAACTCACCATTCGTGCCGCCAATGAGGAGCGTGTGAGCAGCGTTGTACCCAAGCTGTTTATCAAAATGAACGATGCGGGCGGCGGAAGTGGAGGAGGCGATAGCCCCACCAAAGCGGCTGCAACGGCGGGCGCCATCGGGGTGCTGCCTAAGCTAACCATTAAGACTACCAAGCTGGAGGGCAATGGCAGCGAGACGCAATTGATGAGCTGCAGCCTGTCACCCGCCTCAGCATCCTCCAGCTCAGTCTGCTCTTCCACAGGCTACTGTTCCGCTGAACTGCAGACGCAACCGCCACCGCCAGTGCCCAAATTAATGATAAAGACCACACATgcgggcagcagctgcattagcagcgaggagcaacaacagccacaacaacaacaacaacagatacCAAAGCTTACTATTAAAACAGCGACAGGCAatcaggagcagcagcagcagcagcaacaccaagtGTTTATGACGCATGATGCAAACAATGCACAAAGCATACCCAAGTTAACCATCAAAACAAAGTCCATAGAGCTGgaggatgagcagcagcagcagcaacagcagccggagcaacagcaacagttggtgCCCAAACtgacaatcaaaacaaactgcGAATCGCCGCAGCAACCGTTGCTTAAGCTTACCATTAAGAATCTTTGCTCGCCCAAGCATAAAGTGCGTGCTGTGCTCGAAGAGAAGGTCGTCAGCTCGAGATTGACGTTGACCAACGGCGGCGAAGTCAACAATAGCATCGAGCTGGAGGAGCCGCGTCGCAATTCCGATGACATGGATATTGATGATGCGCTTAGCAAGGAGCATGATcctaaaatatttcataatcCACCGCCGCCAACGCTCACCAGCAATGGCATCGAAGCGCAAACGCAGAAGCAGTTGctgaaacagcagcagcaggcacaacaTAACATTGTGGAAATGGTGGATCTGACATCTTCGCCCTCGCCGGGCTCCTCACCCGCACATGCTGCCAGCACGAACAACAACTATGCGCCGCCCACCAAGCGAGCTATGTCGCCAGCGCAATCACAGAATTTGCTGCTCAAATGTTTTCGCATGCAAGcggcgcaggcagcagcagcagcagctacgccaacagcagcagcagccgccacagCAGCACCCACCCCGTCTTCTAATTCGAATATACTGCTCAGTCAGTTAACAGCGCCGCCCAAAAGCTTTAACAACAGTTTGAattccgctgctgctgccaaatatCCGCAACTAACTGAACGCCTTCTGGCCAATGGAGCTGGCAGtccagcaactgttgctgctgctgcggcacaGCCCATTATTGATTCCATTGAGATACTGGACACACCCGAGGGCAGTCCACAGCTAATGTTCATGCCAAGTGCCTACGAGATGGAGCCAACAccaatagcaatagcagcagccgGTGCATCAGCAGCGTCGCCGTTGCcttttttaaaacttaatgcGAATCTTAATCACAAGTCTgacaatcaacagcaacaattgcagctgaccaacaacaatgagcatcAGCtgaagcgtcagcagcagcagcagcaacagttgctgacAGAGGCCTGCGCAGAATCTCTAACAAGCGGG TTACCGCCCAACAAGCAGCGACGTCTGGACAACAATGAGAACGACCAGCAGACGCATAATTTGGGCAGCGGCGTGGCAGCCCCAGCGCCCGTGCCCATTGTAGCACCAACTCCAGCAGTCCAGCAGCCGTCGCATCGCAGTCGTAAGCAGAAACATGAGCGCATACTCAACACTGAGCTGGAAGAgccactgcagcagctgcatcaacAACACCTGCACcatcaccaccaccagcaacaCCCAATGCACGCTGAGCATGGGCTAAGTAACGGTACATTGCTCCATGGCTTTGACGACGCCAGTGACAATGCAATGAcggcgacagcaacaacaacaacaataacaacaccaAGCACAGGCAAGCGACGTGGTCGCCCCAAACGCAATGCTGCCAATGAAGCAACACCCACAATAATAAActcagccgccgcagcagcaacaaccgcTGCCGACAGCGCTGTCAAGTCACGACGCGTTCAGTTGCTGCGCAAACGCTTGGCCATCGATATGGTTAGCGCCGAGCAGCCAATGATGCTTAACTCGGAAGCGTTGCCCGCTCTGGCTAATCAGGCGGAGCTTAATCAGCTGGAGCATCCTGAAGGCGGCGATGATGATGCCGCTGTGGACGCTATTGGCGgcatggcaacagcaacggcaacagcagcagcggcggcgcagCTAACGGCAACCGGCATGCGTACGCCAAGTAGACGCGCTTCGCGACGCACAACGCCAGCgacgacgccagcagcaaaggGAACCCGCAGGCGTCtgagcaaagcagcgacgcaggCAGCGGccgcggcggcagcagcagcagcagccgccgccgccgcagaggcaatggctgctgctgcagcggaaacaaacaacaatagcgaTAATATTAACAATGTCATCACATTTGGTCAAATTGACCTCACCATgtgctcctcctcctcatctaccagcaatggcagcgctgcaactgcatcagcagcagcatcatcatcaacagctgCAATGCTGCCGCCTACAACAATTTTGTCCTCATCGGATCCACTGCCGGATGTCATCTTTCAGCCAAATGATTTCTCATCCATTATGGCCACACAGCAGCTgcgcgccaacaacaacaacaatattcgCTGTGATTCACAAGATGAGGACAGCAATAGTTATAGTGGGCTTAACAACTCCGGTG ATGAAACTGCGAGTGCTTTGCCGCCTGTAACGCCAACACGTGGACGTGGGCGTGGCCGCGGCTCTAGAGGCGGCTCCACCGGCAACTCGTCCAACTCCAATCGCGCGAGCTTAACTCCCGGACAGCCGCGCATGCCACGAATGAGCCGTGGGGCCAGTGCAGTGGCCAAGGCAATAGCCCAAAGTCGACCACGTTGTGTGGGCGGACTCAAGCATCAGCCAGATCCGGAGCGACTTAAGGGTTTATTTAGTCCG TCGCCACAAGTATTTGAGGAGGATACGCGCATGAGCGCCGATttgaacaacagcaatcaatcGGTGACCAGCATGGAGCCACCGTTAACACCACAAAA ACAACTAGAGTTTCTGAACAATGAGGAATCACAATCGTCGATGTTGAGCAGCGTTAGTAACAGCATGCTGGACTCTAATCAGGGTTATTCCATCGATTCAGTAATCAGTTCAGCGCTCAAACGtccaaagaagaagaaaatggAGATCTGCGTGGCGGAAGA CACGGTCTTTTATGCATCCACTATAGCTGAATATGATTGGCCGCCTCCCAAAGGTTGCTGCCCGTCAAAGAATCGCGACACATTTATGATCCAGGAGCAGGTGGCACTCTATTTGGGTATCACAAGCTTTAAGCGCAAATATCCCGATTTGCCGCGACGAGCTATTGACATGGAGGAGCGAAATTGGCTGCAGGAAAAAGGACTTGTCACAGAAAAGATGTGCGATCTAGGCATTACGGCCGTCTGGGCATCGGACATTCTCGATATAATGTATACGGATTTTTATGACAAGTACGAGGAATACAAGGAGTACATACGCCAAAAGCATTTACGTGACATTGAAGCTAAGCAAAAGGCGCTCGGCCTTACAGTTGGCACTGGACGTGGACTCCAAGCACGAGATCGCGCCATGCTCTCCGCCAGCAAATGGAACGTGTACTTTAATAAAAC CCGCAAGGAGGAGCGTGTTGCTTGCCTGGATCTGCAGACATTCACTATAAATACGCCCGTGGAACGCACGGCACCTGGCTCAACGTTGTTGCAACGCAGCGTTGTTAGCTCGGTGCGTGATGCAGCTCAGGCGGAGAATATACCTGAACCACCCACGCTGCTGAAGCCGCGAGACTCTGATGCCTGCCCTACTGAGGATTATGTCTATCCCCTGGCACTTGTGCCAGGCCAATTTACGTCCAACTATCACCAGCCAACGCCCGCCGAGCTAAG agCGTATCCCATCAATACGGTGATTGAGAAGCCAGCGCCGCAGCAAGCGCAACCGTCAGAATGGAAGTTGGCGCGACGCATGCAGCGCGCGCGTCATCGAAATGCCAGCGCCTACAATTCGTCCTATGATgagagtagcagcagcagcagcagcagtgccggcagcagcggcgaatCT GATAACGATGGCAACGAtagcgacagcagctgcagtagcatcgccagcagttgcagcaaagcgagcagcaacagcgccagctcaagctcaagctacGGGTCCGGTTCCCATGGCAGGTTAATATCCTCAAGAGGCTGTGGCGTCTGTCACCGCAGTCAACATCGCAATGCACGCGATATGCCCGAGGCCTTCATATGCTGTTACAGCTGTCGGCGCAAAG TTCATCCTAGTTGCATCGAAATGCCCCAACGCATGGTGGGACGCGTGCGCAACTACAATTGGCAGTGTGCCGACTGCAAGTGTTGCATCAAATGCCGCAGCAGCCAGAGTCCCGGCAAGATGCTCTATTGCGAACAATGCGATCGTGGCTATCACATTTATTGCCTTGGTGTCAAGACCGTGCCAGATG gcCGCTGGAGCTGTGAGCGCTGCTCGTTTTGCATGCGCTGCGGCGCAACACGACCTGAGGGACTGCAGAATGTGGCGTCGGCATTATTAATGTCACCCGGTGGCGGCGACAAGAGCGCCAAGCCTGTAAAGCACAAAAAGGTGAAGTGGATGAACGAGTACCGCATTGATCACATCACCAATCTGCGAGAACACAGTGGCATGCTTTGTGTGCCCTGTGCACGTGCAAAACCCACCAAGCGTACACCTGCAACCAATGGTAACAACAgtagcggcagctgcagcagcaacagtgaaTCGCCCATTGCACCAGATACAGTTGCAAGTCCAGCAGCGTCGCCAGTCCCAGCAGTACAGCAGACAGAGCTTGTAGCTGCTCTCAGTCCGCTTGTGCCCGCTTCAGTGGTAGTGGCAGCCACAGTGGAGCCGGCTGGAGCTGGCTGTGGCACGTTGACCACAGTAAGTGGGAAGCGTACGCCACCGCAGCTGCTAAACAAAAGTCAGGACATCGCCACAATGCAATGTAGCAGCTTCAATAGAAATAGCAATGatgatgccgctgctgcagcaacagcaacaaccattgccgccgccgccacaataacaacaacagcagcagcaacacccgCCCTAACTAGCAGCAATGCCATcacaacggcagcaacaaccacaaagcCAGCAAACAATAGCATTGGCATACCACCGCCTCCAGTTGTTGCCTGA
- the LOC108605225 gene encoding CCR4-NOT transcription complex subunit 9, with protein sequence MFVTKPTYVCTMSAQPSPCINPPHPPTEQEKVYQWINELAHPDTRETALLELSKKRETDLAPMLWNSFGTACALLQEIVNIYPSITPPTLTAHQSNRVCNALALLQCVASHPETRTAFLQAQIPLYLYPFLSTISKTRPFEYLRLTSLGVIGALVKTDEQEVITFLLTTEIVPLCLTIMDSGSELSKTVATFIIQKILLDESGLSYICQTYERFSHVAITLGKMVIQLSKDPCARLLKHVVRCYLRLSDNTRARKALGQCLPDQLRDGTFTQCLQDDKSTKQWLQMLIKNLELGVVQPCPPDPRQMGMPPMG encoded by the exons ATGTTTGTTACCAAA CcaacatatgtatgcacaatGAGTGCTCAACCAAGTCCCTGCATAAACCCGCCTCATCCGCCAACTGAGCAGGAAAAG GTGTACCAATGGATCAACGAGTTGGCGCATCCGGATACGCGGGAGACAGCGTTGTTGGAGCTAAGCAAGAAACGTGAAACGGATTTAGCACCCATGCTGTGGAACAGTTTTGGCACTGCATGCGCTTTACTCCAAGAGATTGTTAACATTTATCCATCCATAACGCCACCAACATTGACAGCCCATCAATCGAATCGTGTATGCAATGCGCTAGCACTGTTGCAGTGCGTCGCATCGCATCCAGAAACACGAACTGCCTTTCTACAGGCTCAAATTCCACTATACTTGTATCCTTTTCTATCGACCATCTCCAAAACACGTCCCTTCGAATATTTGCGTTTGACCAGTTTGGGTGTCATTGGCGCCTTGGTCAAGACTGATGAACAAGAAGTTATTACTTTTCTGCTAACTACGGAAATTGTGCCACTATGCCTTACCATAATGGATAGCGGCTCAGAGCTGAGCAAAACAGTTGCCACCTTTATTATACAGAAAATTTTGCTGGATGAATCTGGACTGTCATATATATGCCAGACTTATGAGCGCTTCTCTCATGTGGCCATCACACTT GGCAAAATGGTGATACAGCTTTCCAAGGATCCATGTGCTCGCCTGCTTAAGCATGTCGTGCGCTGTTACTTGCGTCTTTCGGACAATACGCG CGCACGCAAAGCACTTGGACAATGCCTGCCGGATCAATTGCGCGATGGCACATTTACTCAGTGCCTGCAAGACGATAAATCCACCAAGCAATGGCTGCAAATGCTTATCAAGAATCTAGAGCTTGGCGTTGTGCAGCCGTGCCCACCCGATCCACGTCAGATGGGTATGCCGCCCATGGGCTAG
- the LOC108605224 gene encoding pyridoxal phosphate phosphatase PHOSPHO2 encodes MSSSSSAAATVSAEVAANCGLGKQQRRRLAAFDFDHTIVSQNTDTVVRDLLPTELITSNALNRLENDSWTEYMAEVFRMLHAQQVTEARIRDTIRGIPEVPGFVRLIKHLHKKLNFDLIIISDSNSVFIDEWVRAHNLSDCFQAIFTNPAEFDENGLLLVRPHHQQTDCKLSASNLCKGRVLEHFVIEQDLRHNIRYDHVFYVGDGNNDICPVLRQRACDFACARQGFAMEKHLIKNRNKLKLRANLLIWRNGFELLEQMSALPQLQLQQQLKLSMPTVPGGATVESQSQSLALNNADCKAEMARRASAAAGPTQSPQ; translated from the coding sequence atgtcgtcgtcatcatcagctgctgctacgGTCTCCGCCGAAGTAGCAGCCAACTGTGGACTTGGCAAGCAACAGCGTCGTCGCCTGGCCGCTTTTGATTTTGACCATACAATTGTGTCGCAAAATACGGACACTGTGGTGAGGGATCTGCTGCCCACCGAGCTAATTACATCGAATGCACTCAACAGGCTGGAAAATGATAGCTGGACCGAGTACATGGCTGAGGTTTTTCGTATGTTACATGCGCAACAAGTCACTGAGGCGCGCATAAGGGACACTATACGTGGCATACCGGAGGTGCCAGGGTTTGTGCGTCTAATCAAGCATCTGCACAAGAAGctcaattttgatttgatcATCATAAGCGACTCCAATAGCGTTTTTATTGATGAATGGGTACGTGCCCATAATTTGTCCGATTGTTTCCAGGCCATCTTCACCAATCCAGCTGAATTTGATGAGAATGGTCTGTTGCTAGTGCGTCCGCATCATCAGCAGACAGACTGCAAGTTGAGCGCCAGCAATTTGTGCAAGGGCCGCGTTCTGGAGCATTTTGTAATCGAGCAGGATTTGCGCCACAACATACGCTATGATCATGTCTTTTATGTGGGCGATGGCAACAATGATATTTGTCCCGTTCTGCGCCAGCGTGCCTGCGACTTTGCTTGCGCACGCCAAGGCTTTGCCATGGAGAagcatttgattaaaaatcgCAACAAATTGAAGTTGCGTgccaatttgttaatttggcGCAACGGTTTCGAATTGCTGGAACAAATGAGCGCCTTGCcacagctccagctgcagcaacagctcaaaTTGTCAATGCCAACCGTCCCAGGAGGCGCGACTGTTGAGTCTCAGTCGCAATCATTGGCCTTGAATAACGCCGATTGCAAGGCTGAAATGGCTCGTCGTGCATCTGCCGCAGCTGGTCCCACACAGTCGCCGCAATAA
- the LOC108605206 gene encoding signal recognition particle receptor subunit alpha homolog, which yields MLDFVVVFTKGGVVLWNSNESGKNFSNCINSLIRGVILEERNTESKYFEEDHLAVQFKLDNELDLVYAAVFQKVIKLNYLDDFLANMQLAFKEKFGQVSAQERLAEEYEFEEEFRSVLSAAEEASVKQGKQPKAMRSYNESLKSKKTVASMIQDDKKSAPTEKRVNIQESPPPSKLQSSPRSSEDIIQENRRKLREKLTPPSKKVTIEATKVTKSSTAEKEKAGKKPRVWDLGGSSKDAVLLDRSKDAPEDVQVQSINNDLVGTMQGSIRDLQVESDTDDENDTSDSGSDDEQQPRQSNNVAQKKVKSGGLLSYFKGIVGAKTMALNDLQPALEKMRDHLISKNVASEIAIKLCDSVATSLEGKQMGTFDSIANVVKDALTQSLVRILSPKRRIDIIRDALECKRNGRPYTIIFCGVNGVGKSTNLAKICFWLIENDFNVLIAACDTFRAGAVEQLRTHTRHLNALHPATKHNNRTMVQLYEKGYGKDAAGIAMEAIKYAHDTKVDVVLVDTAGRMQDNEPLMRSLSKLIKVNNPDLVLFVGEALVGNEAVDQLVKFNQSLADYSSNENPHIIDGIVLTKFDTIDDKVGAAISMTYITGQPIVFVGTGQTYADLKAINVNAVVNSLMK from the exons ATGTTAGACTTTGTGGTTGTCTTTACAAAAGGAGGCGTAGTGCTGTGGAATTCAAATGAATCGGGCAAAAACTTCTCAAACTGTATAAACAGCTTGATACGTGGCGTTATATTGGAG GAGCGAAATACGGAGTCAAAATACTTTGAAGAGGATCATTTGGCAGTTCAATTTAAGCTGGACAATGAACTCGACTTGGTCTACGCGGCGGTATTCCAAAAAGTTATCAAACTTAACTACCTGGACGACTTTCTGGCCAATATGCAGCTGGCGTTTAAAGAAAAGTTTGGCCAAGTTTCCGCACAAGAGCGTCTTGCTGAAGAGTATGAGTTCGAGGAAGAGTTTAGAAGCGTTCTGAGCGCTGCTGAGGAGGCTTCCGTAAAACAAGGAAAGCAGCCAAAGGCAATGCGTAGCTATAATGAGTCTTTGAAATCGAAGAAAACCGTCGCATCCATGATTCAGGACGACAAGAAGTCTGCGCCGACGGAGAAGCGAGTTAACATTCAGGAAAGTCCACCACCATCCAAATTGCAATCATCACCGCGCAGCTCCGAGGATATTATTCAGGAAAATCGTCGCAAGCTACGTGAGAAGCTGACGCCACCCAGCAAAAAGGTGACCATTGAGGCTACAAAGGTCACCAAAAGCAGTACTGCAGAAAAGGAGAAGGCAGGTAAGAAACCTAGAGTTTGGGATCTGGGCGGCAGTTCCAAGGACGCAGTGCTGCTGGATCGCTCTAAGGATGCGCCTGAGGATGTTCAGGTGCAAAGCATCAATAATGAT CTGGTAGGCACCATGCAGGGCAGCATACGTGACTTGCAAGTGGAAAGCGATACGGATGACGAGAACGATACGAGCGACAGCGGGAGCGATGATGAGCAGCAACCACGTCAGTCAAACAATGTAGCACAGAAGAAAGTTAAAAGCGGTGGACTGTTATCCTATTTCAAGGGCATTGTAGGTGCGAAGACAATGGCACTCAATGATTTGCAGCCAGCGCTGGAGAAGATGCGTGATCATTTGATATCAAAAAATGTCGCATCTGAGATTGCCATCAAGCTCTGCGATTCTGTGGCCACCTCACTGGAGGGTAAGCAAATGGGCACATTTGATAGCATTGCCAATGTGGTCAAGGATGCGTTGACGCAATCCTTGGTGCGTATATTATCGCCCAAGCGACGCATTGACATCATACGTGATGCGCTGGAATGCAAGCGCAATGGGCGCCCttacacaattattttttgcggCGTTAATGGCGTGGGCAAGTCCACCAATCTGGCAaagatttgcttttggcttataGAAAATGACTTCAATGTACTGATAGCTGCCTGTGATACCTTCCGTGCGGGCGCTGTGGAGCAACTACGCACGCATACGCGTCATTTGAATGCACTGCATCcagcaacaaaacataatAATCGCACTATGGTGCAACTTTACGAGAAGGGGTACGGCAAAGATGCCGCTGGCATTGCCATGGAGGCCATCAAATATGCGCATGATACTAAAGTGGATGTGGTGCTGGTGGATACCGCTGGTCGCATGCAGGATAATGAGCCACTGATGCGTTCCCTTTCCAAGCTCATCAAGGTTAACAATCCTGATTTAGTGCTGTTTGTGGGCGAGGCGCTTGTCGGCAACGAAGCCGTTGATCAACTGGTCAAGTTCAATCAATCCCTGGCCGACTACTCATCTAACGAGAATCCTCATATTATCGATGGCATTGTGCTAACCAAATTCGATACAATTGACGACAAGGTTGGCGCTGCGATATCAATGACGTATATTACTGGCCAGCCCATTGTCTTTGTGGGCACTGGACAAACCTATGCGGACCTCAAAGCCATTAATGTTAATGCCGTAGTAAATTCGCTTATGAAGTGA
- the LOC108605239 gene encoding protein transport protein Sec61 gamma-2 subunit: protein MDKVVKFAEPGRAFAKDSIRLVKRCTKPDRKEFQKIAIATAIGFCIMGFIGFFVKLIHIPINNIIVGS from the coding sequence ATGGACAAAGTTGTGAAATTTGCCGAACCTGGACGCGCTTTCGCCAAGGACTCGATTCGTCTAGTCAAGCGTTGCACGAAGCCTGACCGTAAAGAGTTCCAGAAGATTGCCATTGCTACCGCTATTGGTTTCTGCATCATGGGCTTCATTGGTTTCTTCGTCAAGCTGATACACATTCCCATCAACAACATCATTGTTGGCTCTTAA